In Candidatus Saccharibacteria bacterium oral taxon 488, one DNA window encodes the following:
- a CDS encoding FAD-dependent oxidoreductase yields the protein MAQKPTFDYDVIVIGSGAGGSPAATVLARAGKKVAIIERGTFGGESPNWGDIPTGALLYTADVYHEAKTAAKFGLRTSTVGYNYPSLLAWKDTAIKRTGTGGNRSYYEKQGISVFTGSAHFLSPNEITVNRRHLSARKFLIASGSTWRDDHIPGLDEVAHHTPQTILSLKRPPKTLFVVGSGTTAMELAYLFSTFGSKVYVAETAGRILPEFDQEVGELIAADAKAQRGMNILTQTKLVAVQKDGIAKRVTYARGGQQHSVRVDEILVADDRLPTTDIGLENAGVAYTEHGIQVSEAMQTSARHIFAAGSVVDLQAQTHTILSHSRTAAHNLLHRNFIALDDRPRLTIAFTDPQIARTGLDEDDCLRRDLKVSIALAPLTLTARSNITDRRSGFVKLISDKKGVLLGATIVAPGASDLMTGLSLAIRHGLTAKQLMSTPNCFTAWSEAVRIAAGKLAA from the coding sequence ATGGCACAAAAACCAACTTTTGACTATGATGTAATTGTTATCGGCAGCGGCGCTGGCGGTTCACCGGCCGCAACTGTCTTGGCACGCGCTGGCAAGAAAGTCGCCATCATCGAGCGCGGTACCTTTGGCGGCGAATCCCCAAACTGGGGCGACATTCCGACCGGCGCCCTGCTCTACACTGCCGACGTCTATCACGAGGCCAAAACAGCGGCCAAGTTCGGCCTGCGCACCAGTACAGTCGGCTATAATTATCCATCGCTCCTCGCCTGGAAAGACACCGCCATCAAGCGCACTGGCACCGGCGGCAACCGCAGTTACTACGAGAAACAAGGCATCAGCGTCTTTACCGGTAGCGCCCACTTTCTCAGTCCCAACGAGATTACCGTCAATCGCCGCCACTTATCCGCGCGCAAATTCCTGATCGCCAGCGGCTCAACCTGGCGCGATGATCACATCCCGGGCCTCGACGAAGTGGCCCATCACACGCCACAAACCATCCTCTCGCTCAAGCGCCCGCCCAAAACACTGTTCGTTGTCGGCTCTGGCACGACAGCGATGGAGTTGGCATATTTATTCTCGACCTTTGGCAGCAAGGTGTATGTCGCCGAGACCGCCGGGCGCATCTTGCCCGAGTTTGACCAGGAAGTTGGCGAGCTGATCGCCGCTGACGCCAAGGCACAGCGCGGTATGAACATCCTCACCCAGACAAAGCTGGTCGCCGTCCAGAAAGACGGCATCGCAAAGCGCGTCACCTACGCTCGTGGCGGCCAGCAGCATTCAGTGCGCGTTGATGAAATCCTCGTCGCCGACGACCGCCTACCGACGACCGACATTGGCCTAGAAAATGCGGGCGTAGCATATACTGAACATGGTATTCAAGTCAGCGAAGCGATGCAGACTTCGGCACGGCACATCTTTGCGGCTGGCAGCGTCGTTGACCTTCAGGCACAGACACACACCATTCTCAGCCACAGCCGCACCGCTGCACACAACTTACTACACCGTAATTTCATCGCGCTTGACGATAGGCCGCGTTTGACGATCGCCTTCACCGACCCGCAGATCGCCCGAACGGGACTAGACGAGGACGACTGTCTGCGCCGTGATTTGAAAGTAAGTATTGCCCTTGCGCCACTGACCTTGACCGCTCGCAGCAACATCACCGACCGACGCAGTGGGTTCGTCAAATTGATCAGCGACAAAAAAGGCGTCCTGCTCGGCGCCACCATCGTCGCACCAGGCGCTAGCGACTTGATGACTGGCCTCAGCCTCGCCATCCGCCACGGCCTGACCGCCAAACAACTGATGAGCACACCAAACTGTTTCACCGCCTGGTCAGAGGCGGTACGCATTGCGGCGGGGAAATTGGCAGCGTGA